In Candidatus Methylomirabilota bacterium, the DNA window GCCAGGAAGGCGAGCTCCTGATGCAGAATGCCATGCTGGCTGAGGGCATCGTCGGTATAGCCGGACACGTAGAGGACCCGGGTGTGTGGACGGATGGCCAGCAATCGCTCGGCGAGCTCTCGGCCGTTCATGCCGGGCATCACGACGTCGGTGACCATGAGGTCGATGCGGCCGCTCTCCGCCCCCGCGATCCGAAGGGCGTCCTCGCCGTCGCGCGCTTCGAGCACCGTGTAGCCATAGAGCGCGAGACTTTCCTTAGCCACGGCGCGGACGTCGTCCTCGTCCTCGACGAGGAGCAGCGTTTCCGTACCGCGCAGTGAGTGAGGCGACGGTCGGGGCCGGGAGGCCGCCTCCGACGTCATGTCCACGCGGGGAAGATAGATCGTGAAGGTGCATCCAGACCCCAGCACGCTCTCCACGGTGATGTGCCCGGAGTGCTGTTTCACGATCCCGTAGACCGTCGAGAGGCCGAGCCCGGTTCCTTTGCCCACCTCCTTCGTGGTGAAGAAGGGTTCGAAGGCCTGCGCCTGCACGTCCTGGCTCATGCCCGTGCCCTCGTCACGCACGAGGAGCGCGACATATGGTCCCGCCTGGGTCCCCGGGTGCTGCCCGACGAAGGCCGCGTCCAGATCGACATCGGCCGTCTCGATGGCGACCCTCCCGCCGCCCGGCATGGCGTCCCGGGAATTGATGACGAGATTCGTGACCACCTGCTCGAGGCTCGCTCGATCGGCCTTCACCCGCCCCCGGGAGGCCGGAACCACCACGAGGTTGATGTCCTCGCCGATGAGGCGGCGCAGCAGCGGGGCCAGCTCGCTCACCACCGTGGTCAGGTCGAGCACGCGCGGCTGGAGCACCTGCTTGCGGCTGAAGGCCAGGAGCTGCTGGGTCAGCTCGGTGGCCCGCTCGGCCGTCTTTCTGATCTGCTCGATGCTTGCCTGGACGGGATCGCGAGGGCTGAGGCGCTGGAGCAAGAGATCGCTCCGCCCGCGGATGACGGTGAGGAGATTGTTGAAATCGTGGGCGATGCCTCCGGCCAGACGGCCGATCGCCTCCATCTTCTGGCTCTGTCGAAGCTGGGCTTCGCTGTGGCGCAACGCCTCTTCCGAGCGGCTCCGCGAGATCGCGATGCCCGCGATGTGGGTGGCCCGTTCGACGATGAGACGGTGGGCGTCGTCCGGGCTCCGCGGCTCCCGGTAGTACATGGCGAGGGTGCCGAGGACACTGCCGTCGGAGGCCAGGATGGGCGTCGACCAGCAGGCTCGGAGATTGTGCCGGAGGGCGAGGTCGCGAAACCCGACCCAGAGCGGATCCGTGGCGATGTCGGTCACCACGACGGCTTCCTTCCGGTAGGCCGCCGTTCCGCAGGAGCCGCCCCTCGGCCCGATGGCGATGCCGTCGATGGCCATGACGTACTCTTCCGGGAGACTGGGGGCCGCCCCGTGACGAAGATGCACGCCATCCGGATCGAGCAGGAGGACCGAGCACAGCATGCCATCGGTCTGGGTCTCCACGATCCCGCAGAGGGTGGCGAGCACTTTCGGCAGCTCGATCCCCGCCGCGATCATCTCGAGCAGCTGCCGCTCTCCCGCCAGGATCGCCTCGGTCCGCTTCCGCTCGCTGAGGTCACGAATGTATCCCGTGAACACGGGGGGCGAGTCCAGGCCGATGCGGGTGACGGCCAGCTCGACGGGGAACTCGGTGCCGTCGGCCCGCATGGCGGTCAGCTCGATTCGCTTGCCGATGACCGGCCCCTCTCCCGTGGCCATGTAGTGGGCCAGGCCCTGACGGTGGCGGGCCCGCAATGACGGCGGCACGATCAGCTCACCGAGCTCCCGGCCCAGCGCCTCGCTCCGCGAGTACCCGAAGGTCCGCTCGGCCGCCGGATTGAACTGGAGGATCTTGCCCGCATGATCCATGGTGATCACGCAATCGAGGGCGGTCTCCAGGATCGCCTTCATACGAGCGTCGCTCTCGCGACGGTCCTGAAGCAGATCCCAGAAGAATCGCAGGCTGCCCGCGCCGATGACCTCGACACCCGGAGGTCGGGTACGAAGAAGATCGTTCAGGACCTCGGGGTGTCCGGTGACCTCGAGCACGAGGTTGACGGGATGGGAGAAGACCTCGAGGTGATGCGCGTTCGTGGGGATCCCGAGCGCCCGGGCGTGGGCGAGGGCCGGGGCGTCGGGACGAGAGTCGATGACGATGGCCACGCGCGCGGCCGGCCACTCCAGCAGCAGATCGAGGAGCGCCGACCCGCCCTGTCCACCGCCAACGAGACCAATGGTCAGACGAGAAGCTGCGGACATCTCCCCAACCTCCAGGCTCCGTTGCCAGGTCTGGTAGCGCTCGATTCGCTTCGAGTATAGCCCCCAGGCTGAGATACCCAAGGGTTTCCCCTTCGCGCTCGCCCATGCCGCCCAAGTCCCCGTCGACCCAATCTTCTTTGACGATGGTATATTTCCCCCCATGGCACTCGAGGAGGCGCTCGAGTTTCTGGAGGCGGGGGCCTGGCAGAAGGCCCACGAGATCGTCCAGGCCGAGAAGTCCACCCTGGCGGCGTGGCTGCACGGCATCGTCCACACCCTCGAGGGCGATCTGGACAATGCGCGCTACTGGTATCGGAAGGCCGACCGCGCGTTTCCCGGCCCTCAAGCTGTACAGCAGGAGATCGCCGCGGCCCGGCGGCAGCTGGGCGGCGCCGCCTGATCATTCCCTAAGGAGACCCTATGCTCGCGATCTGGGTGAAGGTGCGCGTCAAGCCGGCGGAGCGTCAGCGCTTCCTCAAGGCCATCGAACACGACGCGCTCGGATCGGAAAAGGACGAGCCCGGCTGCCTGCGCTTCAATGTGCTCCAGGACGCGCAGGACGAGAACGTCTACTACTTCTACGAGGTCTACAAGGACGAGGCGGCCCTGGAGGCGCATCGCAAGGCTCCGCACTATGCCGTGTGGCGCGCGGCGGCGGATTCGCTGGACGGCCCCACCGAGCCCATCCGCTGCCAGACCGTCTTTCCGGCGGAGCGCGGGTACTGGGGCAAGCCATAGCCCTGAACGAGGTCGACCGCTCGCGCAGGTAAGCGGAGGGCATGTTCAGGTCTCCCGGCCCCATCGCCTTTCACCTGGGTCCGCTGGCCATCCGGTGGTACGGCATCCTCACCGCGGCGTCCATCGCGCTGGGCCTCTGGCTCGCCGACCGCCAGGCCCGGGCCGAAGATCTTCCCGGGGAGGAGATCTCTCGCTGCGCGTGGTGGGCCGTGGTGACCGGGTACATCGGCGCGCGGCTCTACGAGGTTGCCTTCAACTGGGACTACTACGGCCGACACCTGGAGAAGATCCCCGCCGTGTGGGAGGGCGGCCTCGCCATTCACGGCGGCTTCATCGTGGGAGGCCTCGTGGGGGCCGGGCTCGCCGCGCGACGTGGCCTGCCCGTGCTCCGCTGCCTGGATATCGCGGCGCCCAGCCTGGCCATCGCCCAGGCCATCGGGCGCTGGGGCAACTTCTTCAACGAGGAAGCCTTTGGACGGCCCACGGATTTGCCGTGGCGACTCTACATCTCGCCTCCGCATCGGCCGCCCGAGTACGCCGCCGCGGAGTTCTTCCATCCGACCTTCCTCTACGAATCGCTCTGGGACCTCGCCCTCTTCGTGGTCCTGATCTGGTGGCTCCGTCCGAGATATGGGAGGCGGCCGGGCGTCTTGTTCTTCGCGTATATCGGCCTGTACTCGGTGGGCCGTTTCGCCATCGAAGCCTTGCGGCTGGATAGCTTCTTCGTGGCGGGATTCCGTGTGGCCCAGCTGGCGAGTCTGGTCGGCCTCGCCTTCGCCATGGGCGGGCTCGTGTGGGTGTTCCGCCAGGCTCCGGTCCCGGGGAAGCAGTGATCGATCTCGGCGGCAAGGTTGCCCTCGTGACCGGCGCCTCGCGCGGGATCGGCCGGGCCTGTGCCATCCGGCTGGGCGCCCTGGGGGCTACCGTTGTCGTGAACTACCACACGAGCGCGGGGGCGGCGGCCGAAGTCGTCGCCGCGATCGAGAAGGGTGGGGGCCGCGCGCTGGCCGTGCAAGGCGATGTGAGCCGCTTCGAAACCGCCCTCGAGGTGGTGAAGACGGCCACGGCGGCGCGCGGGCGGCTCGATGTCCTGGTGAACAATGCCGGCACCACGCGCGATGGCCTGCTCGTCTCCATGAAGGAGGAGGAGTTCGACTTCGTGATCGCGCAGAATCTCAAGAGCGTCTTCAACTGCAGCAAGGCGGCCGTCCGCCAGATGATCAGGCAGCGCTACGGCCGCATCGTCAACCTCACCTCGGTGGTGGGCCTGATCGGCGGCGCGGGACAGACGAACTATTCCGCGGCCAAGGCCGGGATCATCGGATTCACCAAGGCCATGGCCAAGGAGTACGGCGCCAAGAATATCGCCGTGAACGCCGTGGCCCCCGGCTATGTGCCGACCGATCTGACGGCGGGGCTGCCGGAGGAGGTGAGAGAGCGCATCGTGGGCCTGACCGCGTATGGTCGGATGGGAACCGCGGAGGAGGTGGCGAGCGTGGTCGCGTTTCTCGCCTCCGACGCGGCGAGCTACGTCACCGGCCAGATCATCGCGGTGGACGGAGGCTTGACGTAAGTCACGCCCTGACCCTGTGGTATGAATGGACCGCATCAACCGGTCGCCACTCTCACCAGGAGGGGCCCATGATCGCCGACCGCTACAGCAAGGCCGTGCTGACCGTCATCGCCGCGGCGCTCATCGCGATCGCCGCGCGCCCCTGGCTGCCCGAGGTGGGATGGTCTGCCCTGCTTCGCCCTCAGCCGGCGGTGGCGCAGACCCCCTTGCCGAGGTACGAGGTGGTGGTGCCGAAGGCCTGGGGCAAGTTCATCGGTTTCAGCAATAACAACCTCCTGCTGGAGGCGCCGGATCGCACCTTGCGGGTCGTCGACGTCGAGGGGAAGGCCCCGGAGTTCCCCAAGATCAAGATGCTGATCCGCTGGGGAGACTAGCGCCACGGCCGGCGAGCCCGTGTGCCCGCCTCGCTGACCCGCGTCGACCGTCCGGCCCCCCGGCCGCGGTGGTACTCGCACGCCTATAACCGGGCGGATCTGTACCGGCTCGCGGCGGGGCTCGGCTGGCTGCCCCGCCCCATCCGACTCACGCTGGCGCGCCAGCTCGGACGGCTTGCCCCACGCCTCATGCCGCGGGAGCGGATCGCCATCGAAAAGACCCTGGCCCGCGTGACGGGCGCCACGGGATCCCGGCTGGCGTCATTGACGCTCCGGACCTTCACGGATTTCGCGATGTGCTTCAGCGATCTGGTCTCCACGAATCGCCAACCCGTGGCACGGCTCACCGCGCATGTCCGAAAGGTCGAGGGGGTCGAGCACATGGACCGGCTCCGTGGCGGGTTCATCTCGCCGAGCGCCCATGTCGGCAACTGGGATCTGGCGGGCCGCCTCCTGGCCGGCCGCACGGCGCGGAAGACTCACGTGGTCGTGGCCGAGGAAGAGGCGCGCGAGCTTCAGCGCTGGGTCCGTCGCGACGGCGATGGAGTCCGCTTCGTTCCACGCACACGCCCGACCATCTCGCTCGAGCTGGTGGCCGCCCTCCGCCGCGGCGAGGTGGTGGCCGTGCAGGGAGACCGGGCGCTGGGCACGCGCGGGGACGCGCTGATTCCCTTCTTCGGGACGCCCGCGCCCTTCCCGCTGGGTCCATTCCTCCTCGCCGGCGCTGTCGGGGTGCCCCTGGTGCCCGCCTTCTGCCTGCTCGACCCTGATCATCGCTATCTCGTCAAGGTGGCCGAGCCCATGGAGGTGGCGCGGGGCGGAGCGGAAGACGCCGCCCGCGCCTGGGTCGCCGTCCTCGAAGAGGTCGTCCGCGCGCATCCGACCCAGTGGTTCAACTTCTTCGACATCTGGAGCCCGTGGCCGGCATGAGCCAGCCCGGGGCCGCCGAGGGGCCGGTGCTCGGAGCCGGCGGAGAGAAGGAAGCGCGGGAGACGGCGGCGCTGCTCGCGCGGCTGCTGCCCCTCGAGCTGCGACCGCTCTTCGACGTTGCGTTCGTGCGCTCCCATGTCCTCTACGAGCAGTTCGTCTACCGGCTCGTGCTCCAGGTCGTCCGGGAGACCGGGCTCGAGGACGCCATGCAGGAGGAGGGGAGGGCGGAGGACATCGCGCGCCGGGCCAAGCTCGGCGCTCAGGCGCTCGTGCCGCTGGACTGGATGCTCCGAACCCTCGCCGCCCGCGGATTGCTCGAGGCGTTGGCGGACGAAGGACAAGGCCGGTATCGCGCGCTCGGCCCTCTGCCCATGCTCGACCCCGCCTCGGTGAGAGAGGAACAGCTCCGGAGCGCGCCGACCTGGATGCCCTCGTATGTTCTGGCGGAGACCGTGGCTCGCGACTACCCGGCGTTCCTGCGCGGCGAGACGTCCGGCGAGGACGTGCTCTTTTCCCCTCGGCGGCTCCGGCTCTGGATCGACTATTTCTCCAATGACAATGGCCTCTACGTGGTCAACAATCGCGTGGGGGCCATCGCGGCGGAGCAGTGGATGCCCGCGGCCGGCGGGACCATTCTGGAGCTGGGCGGGGGCCTGGGCAGCGGCGCCCTGGCGCTCCTGGAACACCTCGAGGCCGAAGGAAGGCTCGGCACGATCGCGGGATACCGCTTCACGGAGTTCGTGCCCGCCTTCCTCCGCCGCGGAGAACAGACGCTGCGGGCGCGCTACCCGGCGCTCTCGGCCCTGAGCGCCGCCACCCTCGACATGAACCGCCCGTTCGCGGAGCAGGGCGTGGCGCCCGCCAGCGTCTCTGTCGTCTACGCCGTCAACACCCTCCACGTGGCGCGCGATCTGGATTTCACCCTGGGCGAGATATTCCAGGCCCTCGAGCCCGGCGGCCGCCTCGTCGTCTCCGAGTGCGTGCGCCCGCGCCCGCGGCAGCCCATCGAGGCGGAGTTCGTCTTCAACCTCACCGAGACCTTCCGATCGCCTCGGTTGCATCCGCTCTACCGCCCGAGCGGCGGCTTCCTCACCCCCGAGCAGTGGAGGGGGGCCATGGAGGCGGCCGGATTCGTGGACACGCGCTTCCTGCCGGACATCCCGCGCCTCCGCGACAAGGCGCCACGCTTCGTGGTCGCCGCCGTCGGCGCGACGCGCCCCGGCTGAGGGCCTTCCTCTAGCCGGGACTATTCACGAGAGCGCCTACCGCATCCTGGCCTCCCCCTCCTTGTCTACTCAGCCCTCGCCTCAGGGCTTCGCCCTTCAGCTCGAATTGCGGCCCTCTCCCCCTTCGGGGGCGAGGGATCAAAATGAATCCCTCTCCCTCGGAGAGGGAGAGGGCTGGGTGAGGGTGGCGCTAACTCGCGAATAGCGCGGGCTAGGGTGCTTCGACCGCGTGAGAGGCGAGGAGGGCGCTGATGCGCTCCTCGTCGTAGCCGAGCAGACTGGCAAGGACTTCGCGCGTATGCTCGCCCACGCGATACGGAGCGGGCCGCTGCGGATGCACGGGCTCTCCGTCAAGGTGATAGGGGCTGGCGGTGACCCGAACGCTCCCCCGCGCGCGATGGGGCAGGGTGGCGAAGAATCTCCGCTCGGCGAGATGGGGCGAGGCGATGACCTCGGAGGGGTTCAGCACGGGGGCACTGGGGATCCGCGCCTTGTCGAGAACCTCGAGAGCGGCCTCCACGCTCTCGAACCTGTTCAGCCACTGCCCGATCAGCTCTTGCAGCGCGCGCCAGTTCGTGCGGCGCCCATCCCGGGTGGCGAAGCGCGGATCCTTGGCCAGCTCCGGGCGCTCCATCACCGTGAGGAGCCTCGACCAGAGATCGGGGGCGCCCACGCTCTGCAGGGCCAGATAGCGGTCGCCGATCTTGTGGACGAGCATGCCCGGCCGAGGATTGCCGTGCTCGCCGCCTCCATTCAGCACGGACGCGAAGGTGACGCTGTCCGAGGCCACGAGCGCCTCGAGCATCGAGACATCGAGGCGGGCGCCCTGGCCCGTGCGCGTGCGGCGAAGGAGCGCGCCCAGGATGGCGGTGGCCGCGTGGGTGGCCGCGAGCAT includes these proteins:
- a CDS encoding putative quinol monooxygenase, producing the protein MLAIWVKVRVKPAERQRFLKAIEHDALGSEKDEPGCLRFNVLQDAQDENVYYFYEVYKDEAALEAHRKAPHYAVWRAAADSLDGPTEPIRCQTVFPAERGYWGKP
- a CDS encoding CoA transferase, which translates into the protein MNTDSLPLAGLVVLDLTRVLAGPYCTRLLADMGARVIKIERPGDGDETRHNVYQLEPGRGDQSTYFARVNAGKESVSVDLSNPEGRPVVVDIARHADVFIENFTPGVAARLGCDYPAIREVKPDIVYCSISGFGQSGPWRLRPAFAHITNAISGLMHLEQGDEANPRSSNLQAADMLAATHAATAILGALLRRTRTGQGARLDVSMLEALVASDSVTFASVLNGGGEHGNPRPGMLVHKIGDRYLALQSVGAPDLWSRLLTVMERPELAKDPRFATRDGRRTNWRALQELIGQWLNRFESVEAALEVLDKARIPSAPVLNPSEVIASPHLAERRFFATLPHRARGSVRVTASPYHLDGEPVHPQRPAPYRVGEHTREVLASLLGYDEERISALLASHAVEAP
- a CDS encoding lysophospholipid acyltransferase family protein; protein product: MPASLTRVDRPAPRPRWYSHAYNRADLYRLAAGLGWLPRPIRLTLARQLGRLAPRLMPRERIAIEKTLARVTGATGSRLASLTLRTFTDFAMCFSDLVSTNRQPVARLTAHVRKVEGVEHMDRLRGGFISPSAHVGNWDLAGRLLAGRTARKTHVVVAEEEARELQRWVRRDGDGVRFVPRTRPTISLELVAALRRGEVVAVQGDRALGTRGDALIPFFGTPAPFPLGPFLLAGAVGVPLVPAFCLLDPDHRYLVKVAEPMEVARGGAEDAARAWVAVLEEVVRAHPTQWFNFFDIWSPWPA
- a CDS encoding methyltransferase, whose protein sequence is MSQPGAAEGPVLGAGGEKEARETAALLARLLPLELRPLFDVAFVRSHVLYEQFVYRLVLQVVRETGLEDAMQEEGRAEDIARRAKLGAQALVPLDWMLRTLAARGLLEALADEGQGRYRALGPLPMLDPASVREEQLRSAPTWMPSYVLAETVARDYPAFLRGETSGEDVLFSPRRLRLWIDYFSNDNGLYVVNNRVGAIAAEQWMPAAGGTILELGGGLGSGALALLEHLEAEGRLGTIAGYRFTEFVPAFLRRGEQTLRARYPALSALSAATLDMNRPFAEQGVAPASVSVVYAVNTLHVARDLDFTLGEIFQALEPGGRLVVSECVRPRPRQPIEAEFVFNLTETFRSPRLHPLYRPSGGFLTPEQWRGAMEAAGFVDTRFLPDIPRLRDKAPRFVVAAVGATRPG
- a CDS encoding PAS domain S-box protein, whose protein sequence is MSAASRLTIGLVGGGQGGSALLDLLLEWPAARVAIVIDSRPDAPALAHARALGIPTNAHHLEVFSHPVNLVLEVTGHPEVLNDLLRTRPPGVEVIGAGSLRFFWDLLQDRRESDARMKAILETALDCVITMDHAGKILQFNPAAERTFGYSRSEALGRELGELIVPPSLRARHRQGLAHYMATGEGPVIGKRIELTAMRADGTEFPVELAVTRIGLDSPPVFTGYIRDLSERKRTEAILAGERQLLEMIAAGIELPKVLATLCGIVETQTDGMLCSVLLLDPDGVHLRHGAAPSLPEEYVMAIDGIAIGPRGGSCGTAAYRKEAVVVTDIATDPLWVGFRDLALRHNLRACWSTPILASDGSVLGTLAMYYREPRSPDDAHRLIVERATHIAGIAISRSRSEEALRHSEAQLRQSQKMEAIGRLAGGIAHDFNNLLTVIRGRSDLLLQRLSPRDPVQASIEQIRKTAERATELTQQLLAFSRKQVLQPRVLDLTTVVSELAPLLRRLIGEDINLVVVPASRGRVKADRASLEQVVTNLVINSRDAMPGGGRVAIETADVDLDAAFVGQHPGTQAGPYVALLVRDEGTGMSQDVQAQAFEPFFTTKEVGKGTGLGLSTVYGIVKQHSGHITVESVLGSGCTFTIYLPRVDMTSEAASRPRPSPHSLRGTETLLLVEDEDDVRAVAKESLALYGYTVLEARDGEDALRIAGAESGRIDLMVTDVVMPGMNGRELAERLLAIRPHTRVLYVSGYTDDALSQHGILHQELAFLAKPFAPETLVRTVRQVLDDISGPSPPPRDSNALDC
- the lgt gene encoding prolipoprotein diacylglyceryl transferase — encoded protein: MFRSPGPIAFHLGPLAIRWYGILTAASIALGLWLADRQARAEDLPGEEISRCAWWAVVTGYIGARLYEVAFNWDYYGRHLEKIPAVWEGGLAIHGGFIVGGLVGAGLAARRGLPVLRCLDIAAPSLAIAQAIGRWGNFFNEEAFGRPTDLPWRLYISPPHRPPEYAAAEFFHPTFLYESLWDLALFVVLIWWLRPRYGRRPGVLFFAYIGLYSVGRFAIEALRLDSFFVAGFRVAQLASLVGLAFAMGGLVWVFRQAPVPGKQ
- the fabG gene encoding 3-oxoacyl-[acyl-carrier-protein] reductase, producing MDLGGKVALVTGASRGIGRACAIRLGALGATVVVNYHTSAGAAAEVVAAIEKGGGRALAVQGDVSRFETALEVVKTATAARGRLDVLVNNAGTTRDGLLVSMKEEEFDFVIAQNLKSVFNCSKAAVRQMIRQRYGRIVNLTSVVGLIGGAGQTNYSAAKAGIIGFTKAMAKEYGAKNIAVNAVAPGYVPTDLTAGLPEEVRERIVGLTAYGRMGTAEEVASVVAFLASDAASYVTGQIIAVDGGLT